The following are encoded together in the Zingiber officinale cultivar Zhangliang chromosome 8A, Zo_v1.1, whole genome shotgun sequence genome:
- the LOC122010607 gene encoding uncharacterized protein LOC122010607: MIIKFIWYNIVLVRYPSSAHLRQWEAVHWTEAQGGYEGYNIQQVFTSVVYLQSNGQVEVTNREILRGLRAQLDQVRGSWVDELPSVLWVLRTTLKEVTDIIPFQLVCDGEVVVPIEVGVESNQGQLYDEGNVERRLMELDLVDEARDKATVRLTAYR, from the coding sequence ATGATCATCAAATTTATCTGGTATAACATTGTGCTAGTTCGGTATCCCTCGTCAGCTCATCTCAGACAATGGGAGGCAGTTCATTGGACAGAGGCTCAAGGAGGGTATGAAGGCTATAACATTCAGCAAGTCTTCACCTCAGTGGTTTACCTCCAGAGCAACGGCCAGGtggaagtcaccaatcgggagatcctcagaggCTTACGGGCTCAGCTCGACCAAGTAAGAGGTAGCTGGGTCGATGAACTTCCCAGTGTCCTATGGGTTCTTCGCACGACATTAAAAGAAGTGACCGACATCATACCATTCCAACTGGTGTGCGACGGCGAGGTGGTGGTCCCCATCGAAGTCGGAGTAGAATCCAACCAGGGGCAACTCTACGACGAGGGGAACGTTGAGCGAAGACTCATGGAGCTCGATTTGGTGGATGAAGCCCGGGATAAGGCCACCGTCCGGCTCACGGCATACAGGtag